One genomic segment of Devosia sp. includes these proteins:
- a CDS encoding ABC transporter substrate-binding protein, whose translation MVRLGRTLAASVLGALMSTTAFAQTMTDVGTPRSETLIVQTFDGRAANPSAQNPMNSYAIWRGFRELGWSWLWEMDTATGQSYPELAAGPVEVLNDEQTKFRVTLREGVYWSDGVEFTADDVIYSLETYLKYRSQLGRVAVVANFVKSWTKVDDYTFEVETNRPSYDFQTVMGVYTWGSQFVIVPKHIFEPLGDEVVTFQNTNAVTLGPYKIKEFDPNGSWQLWELREDWERSGWGNLGEPKPKFVLYKDFGAEETRALAFVQNQYDVDTFMSPDSIDAAKARNPNVESFSPTFPYHDMNDACSYGVYINLQREPYDKPEVRWALALALNMQQVGISSMSGQFKAGALPLADTPITNPLYYAPLQSWLEELTLEDGYKPYNTNFATELNDALASQGVDATQLPTGDAIEQGFGMGWWKHDPAQAAKLLESVGMTKGADGFFTREDGSPWVIEFVIPGDWNKVIQRIGFSIADSWRQAGFNINTRQVDNGEWTTVQNTNSRNELMINWAQSCTYNSNWQNSWRQFAESYVLPPDSTDALVGNFMRVTDQRIFDIVTDSAQLPTDDPQFLENGRSIAKYLVEDMQMINLMNIPTTIPTNKTYWTNFPKQDNFYAAPYTWWSSFKQTVVNIEPTGQQ comes from the coding sequence ATGGTTCGGCTTGGCCGTACTCTGGCGGCGTCCGTTCTGGGCGCCCTGATGTCGACTACCGCATTCGCGCAGACGATGACCGATGTGGGCACACCCCGCAGCGAGACGCTGATCGTGCAGACCTTCGATGGTCGCGCAGCAAACCCCTCGGCGCAGAATCCGATGAATTCCTACGCGATCTGGCGCGGTTTCCGCGAGCTGGGTTGGAGCTGGCTCTGGGAAATGGATACGGCCACCGGCCAATCCTATCCGGAATTGGCGGCCGGTCCGGTGGAAGTGCTCAACGACGAGCAAACCAAGTTCCGGGTGACGCTGCGCGAGGGTGTGTACTGGAGCGACGGCGTCGAATTCACGGCAGATGACGTGATCTACTCGCTCGAAACCTATCTCAAGTACCGCAGCCAGCTCGGTCGCGTGGCCGTGGTCGCCAATTTCGTCAAGAGCTGGACCAAGGTCGACGACTACACCTTCGAAGTCGAGACCAACCGCCCGTCCTATGACTTCCAGACCGTGATGGGCGTCTATACCTGGGGCAGCCAGTTCGTGATCGTGCCCAAGCATATCTTCGAGCCGCTGGGCGACGAAGTTGTGACCTTCCAGAACACCAATGCGGTGACGCTTGGGCCCTACAAGATCAAGGAATTCGATCCCAACGGTTCCTGGCAGCTGTGGGAGCTTCGCGAGGACTGGGAGCGCTCCGGCTGGGGCAATCTGGGCGAGCCCAAGCCCAAATTCGTTCTCTACAAGGATTTCGGTGCGGAAGAGACCCGGGCCCTGGCTTTCGTGCAGAACCAGTATGACGTCGATACGTTCATGAGCCCGGACTCCATCGACGCGGCCAAGGCGCGCAATCCCAATGTGGAGAGCTTTTCGCCGACCTTCCCCTATCACGACATGAACGACGCCTGTTCCTATGGTGTCTATATCAATCTGCAGCGCGAGCCATACGACAAGCCTGAGGTTCGCTGGGCCCTGGCCCTCGCCCTCAACATGCAGCAGGTCGGCATTTCCTCGATGAGCGGCCAGTTCAAGGCAGGTGCCCTGCCGCTGGCAGACACGCCGATCACCAATCCGCTCTACTATGCGCCGCTTCAGTCGTGGCTCGAAGAATTGACGCTGGAAGACGGCTACAAGCCCTACAACACCAACTTTGCGACCGAGCTGAACGATGCCCTGGCATCGCAGGGCGTGGACGCAACGCAGTTGCCGACCGGCGACGCGATCGAGCAGGGTTTTGGCATGGGTTGGTGGAAACACGACCCGGCTCAGGCGGCAAAGCTGCTCGAATCCGTGGGCATGACCAAGGGCGCAGATGGGTTCTTCACCCGTGAAGACGGCTCGCCCTGGGTTATCGAATTCGTGATCCCCGGTGACTGGAACAAGGTTATCCAGCGCATTGGCTTCTCGATTGCCGATAGCTGGCGGCAGGCGGGCTTCAACATCAATACCCGTCAGGTGGACAATGGCGAATGGACGACTGTCCAGAACACCAATTCCCGCAACGAGTTGATGATCAACTGGGCCCAGTCCTGCACCTATAACTCCAACTGGCAGAATTCCTGGCGCCAGTTCGCCGAGTCCTACGTGCTGCCCCCTGACTCGACCGACGCCCTTGTTGGCAACTTCATGCGCGTCACCGACCAGAGGATTTTCGACATCGTGACCGACAGCGCCCAGCTGCCGACCGACGATCCGCAATTCCTCGAAAATGGCCGGAGCATCGCCAAGTATCTCGTGGAAGACATGCAGATGATCAATCTGATGAACATCCCGACGACGATCCCGACCAACAAGACCTATTGGACCAACTTCCCCAAGCAGGACAACTTCTACGCTGCCCCCTACACCTGGTGGAGTTCGTTCAAGCAGACGGTGGTCAATATCGAGCCCACCGGCCAGCAATAG
- a CDS encoding DeoR/GlpR family DNA-binding transcription regulator, translating to MTKAPQRRRTISRDNGQPQLLAEPRRMRILEWLQEEGSARVRDLSSAFGVSEATIRQDLERLDADGYISREHGGAYLRSIPQQVQSMSLQHVQNMDKKRAIGEAAAALVSDHDTLIIDSGTTTTQFAENLKSRQELNIITNALNIALILGAIPTNTVHMPAGQFKAPTLSLSGEKSVEFFVGIYAQKLFLATAGVSFDVGLTYPAIGDIYVKRAMIKAASQVYLLADSTKIGRVSFSALGGVEMVHTLITDDGISDADRAEFERRGVEVIIAR from the coding sequence ATGACAAAAGCGCCGCAGCGTCGCCGCACGATCAGCCGGGACAATGGGCAGCCACAATTGCTGGCCGAACCCCGCCGTATGCGTATCCTGGAATGGCTGCAGGAAGAGGGCAGCGCCCGGGTCCGGGACCTGTCATCGGCCTTCGGCGTATCGGAAGCGACGATCCGCCAGGATCTCGAGCGACTAGACGCCGATGGCTACATTTCGCGCGAGCACGGAGGGGCGTATCTGCGGTCCATACCGCAGCAGGTGCAGTCCATGTCGCTGCAGCACGTGCAGAATATGGACAAGAAGCGAGCCATCGGCGAGGCGGCGGCCGCGCTTGTGTCCGACCACGATACGCTGATAATCGATTCCGGCACCACGACGACCCAGTTTGCCGAAAATCTTAAGTCTCGACAAGAGCTTAACATCATCACCAATGCGCTGAACATCGCGCTGATCCTGGGTGCGATTCCGACAAATACAGTGCATATGCCGGCCGGCCAGTTCAAAGCGCCGACCCTGAGCCTGAGCGGCGAGAAGTCCGTCGAGTTCTTCGTTGGCATTTACGCGCAGAAGCTGTTTCTGGCGACGGCAGGTGTGTCCTTCGATGTCGGGCTCACCTATCCGGCAATTGGCGATATCTATGTGAAGCGAGCCATGATCAAGGCGGCCTCGCAGGTGTATCTGCTTGCTGACTCAACCAAGATCGGCCGGGTCTCCTTCTCCGCCCTGGGGGGTGTGGAGATGGTTCACACTCTGATCACCGATGATGGGATTTCCGATGCAGACCGCGCAGAATTCGAGCGGCGCGGCGTCGAGGTCATCATCGCGCGCTGA
- a CDS encoding transketolase produces the protein MVYEAQLGHPGGDFSAADILATLYFGVMRYDPARPADPLRDRFIMSKGHCTGAFYAVLAAAGYYPEDDLKTYMQPMSRLNGHPNRNYLPGVETNTGPLGHGLPVATGIAIAGQIDGADFRTFVLTGDGELQEGSNWECALTAAHRKLENLTLIVDRNRLQQGAGTEETASLDPLDDKWRAFGWHVEMVDGHDHTQLLDVLSASPKGRGKPLCVIANTVKGKGVSFMHDNVSWHHGVPNKEQFEQAMRELV, from the coding sequence ATGGTCTATGAGGCGCAGCTGGGCCATCCTGGTGGCGATTTCAGCGCCGCCGACATTCTGGCCACGCTCTATTTCGGCGTCATGCGCTATGATCCCGCCCGGCCTGCCGATCCCCTCCGCGATCGCTTCATCATGAGCAAGGGGCACTGCACCGGCGCCTTTTATGCAGTTCTCGCGGCGGCCGGCTACTATCCGGAGGACGACCTCAAGACCTATATGCAGCCCATGTCCCGGCTCAACGGGCACCCCAATCGCAACTATCTTCCAGGCGTTGAAACCAATACCGGCCCGCTTGGCCACGGCCTCCCGGTCGCGACCGGCATTGCCATTGCCGGCCAGATCGACGGGGCCGATTTCCGCACTTTCGTGCTGACCGGCGATGGCGAGCTCCAAGAAGGCAGCAACTGGGAATGTGCGCTTACGGCGGCACATCGAAAGCTGGAAAACCTGACCCTCATCGTCGATCGCAACCGCTTGCAGCAGGGCGCCGGCACCGAGGAAACCGCCTCGCTCGACCCGCTGGACGATAAGTGGCGTGCCTTTGGCTGGCATGTGGAAATGGTCGATGGCCACGACCACACGCAGTTGCTGGATGTGCTGTCGGCTTCACCCAAGGGACGCGGCAAGCCGCTCTGCGTCATCGCCAACACGGTCAAGGGCAAGGGTGTCAGTTTCATGCATGACAACGTCTCCTGGCACCACGGCGTCCCCAACAAGGAACAATTCGAACAAGCCATGCGGGAGCTGGTCTGA
- a CDS encoding transketolase C-terminal domain-containing protein, whose translation MSAAAPKQDGLFDCRDSFAATIEALAAADSRIVTVVSDSVGSSKLAGFRKKFPDRMVNVGIAEQTLVAVGAGLANGGKVPFVSAASCFITGRAMEQVKADIAYSNVNVKLIGQSSGVAYGELGPTHHSIEDLAWLRLFNNMKLIVPADPWQTVEAIKAAAAHDGPVFVRVSRMAVPALERGVNPTFSIGQAETLVDGADATIIANGTMVHRAVAAARTLAAEGVAVRVVNMATVNPLDETAIAAAAETGAIVTVEEHSVRGGLGGAIAEVVATTNPVPMRILGFPGFVPTGSAEWLFDHFGLTETGIADAVRQTIARKKR comes from the coding sequence ATGAGCGCTGCTGCCCCCAAACAGGATGGCCTTTTTGACTGCCGCGACAGTTTCGCTGCGACCATTGAAGCGCTTGCCGCAGCCGATTCCCGGATCGTCACCGTCGTCAGCGACAGCGTCGGCTCGTCCAAACTTGCCGGTTTCCGCAAGAAGTTTCCCGACCGGATGGTCAATGTCGGCATCGCCGAACAGACCCTTGTTGCCGTCGGCGCCGGTCTTGCCAATGGCGGCAAGGTCCCCTTCGTGTCTGCCGCCTCCTGCTTCATCACCGGCCGCGCCATGGAACAGGTCAAAGCCGACATTGCCTATTCCAATGTCAATGTGAAGCTGATTGGCCAATCGAGCGGCGTCGCTTACGGCGAGTTGGGCCCCACCCACCATTCGATCGAAGACCTCGCCTGGCTGCGTCTCTTCAACAATATGAAGCTGATCGTGCCGGCCGATCCCTGGCAGACCGTTGAAGCCATCAAGGCGGCAGCGGCCCATGATGGTCCGGTCTTCGTGCGTGTCAGCCGCATGGCCGTGCCGGCGCTGGAGCGGGGCGTCAATCCGACTTTTTCCATCGGCCAGGCCGAAACGCTCGTTGATGGCGCAGACGCTACGATCATTGCCAATGGCACCATGGTGCATCGTGCGGTCGCAGCCGCGCGCACGCTTGCGGCAGAAGGTGTTGCCGTCCGCGTCGTCAACATGGCGACGGTCAATCCGCTGGACGAAACCGCCATCGCGGCGGCCGCTGAAACCGGGGCCATCGTCACGGTGGAGGAGCATTCCGTAAGGGGTGGCCTGGGTGGCGCCATAGCAGAGGTGGTCGCCACCACCAACCCGGTGCCGATGCGTATTCTGGGTTTCCCCGGCTTCGTCCCGACCGGTTCGGCTGAGTGGTTGTTTGACCATTTCGGACTGACTGAGACTGGCATCGCCGACGCCGTGCGCCAGACCATCGCCCGCAAGAAACGATGA
- a CDS encoding FGGY family carbohydrate kinase encodes MTSELILAIDQGTTNTKALLVDQAGRVLHQASVPNVVTYPRPGWAEQSATALVDGVRQVIADVVAQAGDRPISGIGISNQRESILVWDADSGEPIGPVVIWQCRRSAPRCDALRASGHAEVIEARTGLALDPLFPAAKIAWLLDYIPGARDRAKNGRLRAGTVDTWLLWTLTGGAVHATDHSNASRTQLFNTETLTWDAELCALFDVPQSLLAEVRSSDSRFGLTAQGATALPAGTPILAMIGDSHAALFGHGVRVPGTVKATYGTGTSLMALTPGRVRSTHGISSTIAWSLNGSVQHALEGNISVSGQTAAFAAELLGLADAAALSALAETVADSNGVAFVPALVGLGAPYWRADARGTITGLSLGTKPAHLARAALEAIAFQVADVYSAMEADMGAALGELRADGGASRNAMLMQFEADILDRPVAVAAAPEVSALGAAALAFSALGISMPGVAAARQFAPGMNSGAANEHRQRWQSAVTQTLATQDRHTSGGNQ; translated from the coding sequence ATGACCAGCGAGCTGATCCTCGCCATCGACCAGGGCACCACCAACACCAAGGCGTTGCTGGTGGACCAGGCCGGTCGCGTGTTGCACCAGGCTTCGGTGCCCAATGTCGTCACCTATCCCCGGCCGGGCTGGGCCGAGCAATCGGCAACCGCGCTGGTCGACGGCGTCCGGCAGGTCATCGCCGACGTCGTGGCACAGGCGGGTGACCGCCCGATTTCCGGCATCGGCATTTCCAATCAGCGCGAATCCATTCTCGTCTGGGACGCGGATAGCGGTGAGCCGATCGGACCGGTGGTCATCTGGCAGTGCCGCCGCTCCGCCCCCAGATGTGATGCCTTGCGCGCTTCCGGTCACGCTGAGGTCATCGAGGCCCGTACCGGCCTCGCACTTGATCCCCTTTTCCCCGCCGCCAAGATCGCCTGGCTCCTCGACTACATACCCGGTGCCCGCGATCGCGCCAAGAACGGCCGCCTGCGCGCGGGAACTGTCGACACCTGGCTCCTCTGGACGCTGACGGGCGGCGCTGTCCACGCGACCGACCATTCCAACGCTTCGCGGACCCAGCTCTTCAACACCGAGACACTGACCTGGGACGCCGAGCTCTGTGCCCTGTTCGACGTGCCCCAAAGCCTATTGGCAGAGGTCAGGTCGTCCGATAGCCGCTTTGGGCTGACCGCCCAGGGCGCGACTGCTCTCCCCGCAGGCACACCGATCCTGGCTATGATCGGCGACTCCCACGCGGCCCTGTTCGGCCATGGGGTGCGCGTACCGGGCACAGTGAAAGCCACCTATGGCACCGGCACATCTTTGATGGCCCTCACGCCCGGCCGCGTGCGCTCGACCCATGGCATATCGAGCACCATTGCCTGGAGCCTGAACGGCAGTGTCCAGCACGCCCTCGAAGGCAATATTTCCGTTTCCGGCCAGACCGCCGCCTTTGCCGCAGAACTTCTTGGGCTGGCAGACGCCGCAGCCTTGTCCGCCCTTGCCGAAACCGTTGCCGACAGCAATGGCGTCGCCTTTGTACCGGCGCTCGTCGGCCTTGGCGCACCCTATTGGCGTGCCGATGCGCGCGGCACCATCACAGGACTGTCGCTGGGCACCAAGCCGGCGCACCTTGCCCGCGCGGCCCTAGAGGCCATCGCCTTTCAGGTGGCGGATGTCTATTCGGCGATGGAAGCCGACATGGGCGCGGCGCTCGGCGAATTGCGTGCCGATGGCGGCGCGTCCCGCAATGCCATGCTGATGCAGTTCGAGGCCGATATTCTCGATCGCCCCGTTGCCGTTGCCGCCGCCCCCGAGGTCAGTGCGCTCGGCGCGGCCGCACTGGCCTTTTCGGCCCTAGGCATTTCCATGCCGGGCGTAGCGGCGGCCCGCCAGTTCGCGCCCGGCATGAACTCAGGCGCCGCAAATGAACACCGCCAGCGTTGGCAGTCCGCCGTGACCCAGACCCTGGCAACACAAGACAGACACACAAGTGGAGGAAACCAATGA
- a CDS encoding TIM barrel protein, whose translation MTTPRFGAGIWHFATYLDRYATDGYGIPRNIIEAIDLAGQVKDLSVVDLNWPYFGGEFSDAQIKTALERNKLSVIGITPEIYTRDFVKGAFTNPDAGIRRKAHELITAACDVVRFHKADYVKLWPGQDGWDYPFQVDYSTQWQRSLDGVGQLASENPDLKFVIEYKPREPRVRMSFGSVARTILGIEKIGLPNVGILLDFGHAIMGGESAADSAQLAIDHGRLFGMDVNDNYRSWDDDLVAGSLHPIELFEFFYVLKKNKWEGVWQLDQFPFREDSVATATHAIDFLKAAARGLDRLDVDALQEAQSRHDAIGALKIAQKALFGAMGDDK comes from the coding sequence ATGACCACCCCGCGATTTGGCGCCGGCATCTGGCACTTTGCCACCTATCTCGATCGCTACGCGACCGACGGATACGGGATTCCACGCAACATCATTGAAGCCATCGACCTTGCCGGCCAGGTCAAGGATCTCTCGGTCGTCGATCTCAATTGGCCCTATTTCGGTGGTGAGTTCTCCGACGCGCAGATCAAAACGGCGCTTGAGCGCAACAAGCTCAGCGTCATCGGCATCACGCCGGAAATCTACACCCGCGATTTCGTCAAAGGCGCCTTCACCAATCCCGACGCCGGTATCCGCCGCAAGGCCCATGAACTGATCACCGCTGCCTGCGACGTGGTCCGCTTCCACAAGGCCGACTATGTCAAACTGTGGCCCGGCCAGGACGGCTGGGATTATCCCTTCCAGGTCGATTATTCGACCCAGTGGCAGCGCTCGCTGGATGGGGTCGGGCAACTGGCATCGGAAAATCCCGATCTCAAATTCGTCATCGAGTACAAGCCGCGCGAACCGCGCGTACGCATGAGCTTTGGCTCGGTGGCCCGGACTATTCTGGGTATCGAAAAGATCGGCCTACCCAATGTCGGTATCCTGCTCGATTTCGGCCACGCCATCATGGGCGGCGAGTCGGCCGCTGACTCGGCCCAACTCGCCATCGATCACGGGCGGCTCTTCGGCATGGACGTGAATGACAATTACCGCTCCTGGGACGATGACCTCGTCGCCGGCAGCCTGCATCCGATCGAGCTTTTCGAGTTCTTCTACGTGCTCAAGAAAAACAAATGGGAAGGCGTCTGGCAGCTCGACCAGTTCCCGTTCCGCGAAGACTCCGTTGCCACGGCGACGCACGCCATCGACTTCCTCAAGGCCGCGGCCAGGGGTCTCGACCGCCTCGATGTCGATGCGCTTCAGGAGGCCCAGAGCCGCCATGACGCCATCGGCGCCCTGAAAATCGCTCAAAAGGCCCTGTTTGGCGCCATGGGAGACGACAAGTGA
- a CDS encoding nucleoside hydrolase — MTNLPREKRARLILNTDAKNEADDQFTIVHALLTPTFDFHGIIAAHFGAHRSKTSMEDSRVEIDHLLKLMDLEGRIPVANGAATALPDEKTPVPSPGAQLIIDQAMSDDDRPLYVAFLGPLTDMASALLMEPRLNERNVICVWIGGGVWPSGGREFNLMNDIAAANVVMRSKIQVWQIPSTVYRMMAVSYAELQERCEDKGPIGKYLVDQLIDWNLRVHQGPIEHRSLGDTPALSVILNPMGGVSDWRPAPEFSPQMHYVHTGQNRPIRVYDTIDVRYILEDFYAKLARFHRGVQDVANFG; from the coding sequence GTGACCAATCTGCCCCGCGAAAAGCGTGCCCGTCTCATCCTCAATACGGACGCCAAGAACGAGGCCGATGACCAGTTCACCATCGTTCACGCCCTGCTGACCCCAACCTTTGACTTCCACGGCATCATTGCAGCCCATTTCGGCGCTCACCGCTCGAAGACGTCGATGGAAGACAGCCGGGTCGAGATCGATCATCTGCTCAAGTTGATGGATCTGGAAGGGCGCATTCCCGTCGCCAATGGCGCCGCCACCGCCCTGCCGGATGAAAAGACGCCAGTCCCCTCCCCCGGCGCCCAACTCATCATCGACCAGGCCATGAGCGATGATGACCGCCCGCTTTACGTCGCCTTTCTCGGCCCACTGACCGACATGGCTTCAGCGCTGCTCATGGAGCCGCGCCTCAATGAGCGCAATGTGATCTGCGTGTGGATCGGCGGCGGCGTCTGGCCCTCGGGCGGTCGCGAATTCAACCTCATGAACGACATTGCCGCGGCCAATGTGGTCATGCGCTCGAAAATCCAGGTCTGGCAGATTCCATCCACTGTCTATCGCATGATGGCCGTGAGCTATGCCGAGCTGCAGGAGCGCTGCGAAGACAAGGGCCCGATCGGAAAGTATCTCGTCGACCAGTTGATCGACTGGAACCTGCGCGTCCATCAGGGCCCGATCGAACACCGTTCTCTCGGCGACACGCCGGCCCTTTCGGTGATCCTCAACCCAATGGGCGGTGTGTCCGACTGGCGCCCCGCCCCTGAATTCTCGCCGCAGATGCACTATGTGCACACCGGACAGAACCGGCCGATCAGGGTCTATGACACGATCGACGTGCGCTACATCTTGGAAGATTTCTACGCCAAGCTCGCCCGCTTTCATCGCGGGGTCCAGGACGTGGCAAACTTCGGCTAG
- a CDS encoding HAD-IIB family hydrolase, translating to MSFIGPAPEEGDLRHIGVLFTDIDDTLTTHGRLLPQTFQALWDLFEAGVSVVPVTGGSAGWCEHIVRAWPVAAVIGESGAFSMTARRNRVEVRFWDDEDRQAQRQAAHLEAVRPLLGQFQLAHDQRLRLADVAIDIIGQDVAEVEALAQSIRNIGASVAISSVHINTWLGPYDKRTMSERLLAELGLAEGSTPTDIGFVGDSRNDAPMFALVDKSFGVANIVPVLPLLPARPRWISSSEAGLGFADIAQAIVAARRASR from the coding sequence ATGAGTTTCATCGGCCCCGCTCCAGAAGAAGGCGACCTGCGCCATATCGGTGTGCTTTTCACCGATATCGACGACACGCTGACGACGCATGGCCGATTGCTACCTCAGACATTTCAGGCGCTGTGGGACCTCTTCGAGGCCGGCGTGTCGGTGGTGCCGGTAACCGGCGGATCGGCCGGGTGGTGCGAGCACATTGTGCGCGCCTGGCCGGTGGCGGCGGTGATCGGGGAAAGCGGCGCCTTCAGCATGACGGCGCGGAGGAACCGCGTCGAAGTCCGCTTCTGGGATGACGAGGACCGTCAGGCCCAACGGCAAGCTGCCCATCTTGAGGCCGTACGGCCCTTGCTGGGGCAATTTCAACTGGCCCATGACCAGCGGTTGCGCCTTGCCGATGTGGCCATCGACATCATCGGTCAGGACGTCGCCGAGGTCGAAGCCCTGGCGCAAAGCATCCGCAATATCGGTGCAAGTGTTGCCATCAGTTCGGTGCATATCAACACCTGGCTGGGGCCCTATGACAAGCGCACCATGAGCGAGCGGCTCCTGGCTGAGCTCGGGCTGGCCGAAGGCTCGACCCCGACGGATATTGGTTTCGTCGGGGATTCGCGCAACGACGCGCCGATGTTTGCCCTGGTCGACAAGTCATTCGGCGTCGCCAATATCGTCCCGGTACTGCCCCTGCTTCCGGCCAGACCACGATGGATTTCCAGCAGCGAAGCGGGTTTGGGTTTCGCCGACATCGCGCAAGCCATTGTTGCGGCCCGCAGGGCCAGCCGATAG
- a CDS encoding DeoR/GlpR family DNA-binding transcription regulator, whose product MLSDRQRDILALIEAEGAQYIEQLADRYDLTTQTIRRDINALCDQGYARRFHGGVDVPVGSRNISVNARAALNGSAKRAIGRRVAAAIPPGSTVFMGIGSTVQFVASALRDHASLRVVTNNIDVALTLSDAPQIEVHMTGGVLRHNDRDVIGADVLHYFDKFYASHAVIGAGALDAGKGVLDFSYSEAEVTMKLVENARQQFLVADASKWSRDASVRVVPFAAVSHLFTDRLPTDALAREAISTSGIAVEICGSDA is encoded by the coding sequence ATGCTATCAGACCGACAACGCGACATTCTGGCGTTGATCGAGGCGGAAGGTGCTCAATATATCGAGCAACTGGCCGACCGCTATGATCTGACCACGCAGACAATCAGGCGCGATATCAACGCCCTGTGCGATCAGGGCTATGCGCGCCGCTTCCATGGCGGCGTCGACGTCCCGGTCGGATCGCGCAACATTTCGGTCAATGCCCGTGCCGCGCTCAATGGCAGCGCCAAAAGGGCGATCGGCCGCCGGGTCGCGGCGGCCATTCCACCGGGATCAACGGTGTTCATGGGCATTGGCAGCACGGTGCAATTTGTCGCCTCTGCATTGCGCGACCACGCGTCGCTGCGCGTCGTCACCAATAATATCGATGTGGCGCTGACGCTCAGCGATGCACCGCAGATCGAGGTGCACATGACTGGTGGCGTCCTGAGGCACAATGACCGCGACGTCATCGGCGCCGATGTCCTGCACTATTTCGACAAGTTCTACGCTTCGCACGCGGTGATTGGCGCCGGCGCGCTCGACGCGGGAAAAGGTGTACTCGACTTCAGTTACTCCGAGGCCGAGGTCACGATGAAGCTGGTCGAGAATGCACGCCAGCAATTCCTGGTGGCCGATGCGAGCAAGTGGAGCCGCGATGCCTCCGTGCGCGTTGTGCCGTTTGCGGCGGTGTCGCACCTGTTCACCGACAGGCTCCCCACGGATGCGCTGGCCCGGGAAGCGATCAGTACTTCGGGTATCGCGGTGGAAATCTGCGGGTCGGACGCATGA
- a CDS encoding sn-glycerol-3-phosphate import ATP-binding protein UgpC: MATIKLVDLKKSYGNVPAVKGIDLDVADGELIVLVGPSGCGKSTLLRMVAGLETVTSGRIEIGGRDVVKAEPAERDIAMVFQNYALYPHMSVRGNLEYGLKNRGTPRAEIDRRVKEAADILEIGPLLERKPRQLSGGQRQRVAMGRAIVREPAAFLFDEPLSNLDAKLRVQMRVEIRRLQRRLKTTSLYVTHDQLEAMTLADRLVVMNGGLVEQIGTPTEVYDRPATLFVAGFIGSPPMNLIPVSALGEGADLSPDTDLVGLRPDQIVLERPEGQVLTLDGTVELLEPVGGESHLHVRVQGADQPVILTIHGRPSLEEGKTVTLFARPQDIHPFNRESGKRTDNP, from the coding sequence ATGGCAACCATCAAGCTGGTCGACCTCAAGAAGAGTTATGGCAATGTTCCTGCCGTCAAGGGCATCGACCTCGATGTCGCCGATGGCGAACTGATCGTGCTGGTGGGCCCCTCCGGCTGCGGCAAGTCCACATTGCTGCGCATGGTGGCGGGCCTTGAAACGGTGACTTCCGGCCGCATCGAGATTGGCGGCAGAGATGTGGTCAAGGCAGAGCCCGCCGAGCGCGACATCGCCATGGTGTTCCAGAATTACGCGCTCTATCCGCATATGAGCGTGCGCGGCAATCTGGAATATGGGCTCAAGAACCGCGGTACACCACGGGCGGAAATCGATCGTCGTGTAAAGGAAGCGGCCGATATCCTGGAGATCGGGCCGCTGCTTGAGCGCAAGCCACGCCAGCTTTCCGGCGGGCAGCGCCAGCGCGTTGCCATGGGCCGCGCCATCGTGCGCGAACCAGCGGCCTTTCTATTCGACGAGCCCCTGTCAAACCTCGACGCCAAGTTGCGCGTGCAGATGCGCGTCGAGATCCGCCGGCTGCAACGGCGCCTCAAGACCACAAGCCTTTACGTGACCCATGACCAGCTCGAGGCGATGACCCTGGCCGACCGGCTGGTGGTGATGAATGGTGGTCTCGTCGAGCAGATCGGCACACCCACCGAAGTCTATGACCGACCGGCTACGCTTTTCGTCGCCGGCTTCATCGGCTCGCCGCCCATGAACCTGATTCCGGTCAGCGCATTGGGCGAGGGCGCAGACTTGAGCCCGGACACCGACCTTGTGGGCCTCCGACCCGACCAGATCGTTCTGGAGCGGCCGGAAGGCCAGGTCCTGACGCTCGATGGAACCGTCGAGTTGCTGGAGCCCGTGGGGGGAGAAAGCCATCTGCATGTGCGGGTGCAGGGTGCCGATCAGCCCGTGATCCTGACGATTCACGGCCGGCCATCTCTCGAAGAAGGCAAAACTGTCACACTGTTTGCGCGTCCGCAGGATATTCACCCGTTCAACCGGGAAAGCGGCAAGCGCACCGACAATCCGTAA